Sequence from the Plasmodium relictum strain SGS1 genome assembly, chromosome: 6 genome:
GAAAGTATTAAAAGCGGAGACTTACTAGACAATAAAGAAATTCAGTTTGgtttaaaatatgaaaatgctttagtaaaaaatatgaatagctacaaaaaaaagttattacatgtttataaaattttactttaCTTAAGAtatcctttttatttaattaaaagaaaaaatccATTATTGTTTTATATAAGTGAAAGTAAGGCAATAAGTAGacaaaaacaaattaattctcaaaagaaaaaattgaaaaaaaaataattggtGTTATTATGAAATGGGAaagtttattttataataaattgaacaaaataaaaataaaataaaataatttcaacaaataattatttattattaagatgttaaaatattttatatatataatggggaaaataaaaaaaaaaatataattaatgtatatttgtataaatatataaataagtaATACATGATAGTACaccaaaaaaataattcaaaaggTTTAAATTTCTTCATCGCTTTCTGTATATtccttttaaatttaaaaaaaaaaaaaataataataataaaataaaaaataaaataaaatatattttgcaAATATGatcattataaattttataattatttttttagtgatatattttttttttaatttttgttttaccATATTACTAAtaaccttttttttaaataaatatctttCTAAATCTTTCgttttaaaattatcattatctgttaaaatttattttacaataaaataaatatgcgtatataaattgttttttaagtttattaaataaaacaatatttttaatttttttttctttttttgaataCTCCCAAAATTTTCAAAACCAACACAAGTATGAGCGAGAACACCATCAATAAATAAGCATAAGCTTGGTAAAGTGTTTATGCTTAATTTTTTCACAAAAAATAGACAATTTTTTGCTTCaactctaaaaaaaaaaaaagaaatttatatttaatattcaaataaaatatttaacaaaATAACCCAATTGTTTATactattatttctttatatttatgcaatataattttttctattacttaataaattttactgcTAGATGTATATTAGCCAGTTTAATCAAATGAGAATGTAAAATTTCACAACGTTTAAAAGTGTTATCATAAAAATGGCAAATcttataaaagataaaataaattagaatTTATGTAAAACAATTATgtagtataattttttaaataaactaTTTACCACGctataatttttaagaaCTGTAGGCAAAAAATCTTTTTCACTTATTTCAATATAAACTccatctttttttaattccttttttttcttttaacaaaataaaaattttaaagaaattattataattttacaataattaaaaattattaaaaatacattttattaaatttgcttttttttttttttttttgttttaccTTAAATTCCATTAATCTTTTTTCTCTCCATTTTCTAATTTCTTCTTCGTCACTATTTTCATCTGTTATAAAGTTTAAtataatagtttttttttttactttttataaatttaagaatttaatttttcatatttttctttctatttataaggtaaatatgtatatatatataattttaaattattcctagtttttttaaatatacacAAAACAGCATTCTTTACTTCTTTTCCTTCATTCAAACTTTGATCATCTGGttcataattaatattttgatttttttctttaactaTTTTGTATTCCTTTTCAATGTCTTCTTTGGCTTTTTCCTATaagtattataattaaaaaaggaagaaaaattataaaatttatcatatatttttttcaactaGGTTATGCTTATTCTTATTTTGTTTgcttgtttattttatttatttttttcatttcataTAACTAATGTTAAGGCTGCACAAATATtagttaatttattttttggaGTCATAGTTTAACtgtatttattaataaaaataatgtatttaatgaaaatatttctaatttCAATTTCctcgtttttttttattttaatatcattaataaaaaaatatttaagaatttattagtttataatattctatttacaataataaataaaaaaaagatatatgttccttcaaaagaaaaagaaaataaaaaaatgatgagAAACAatgagaaattaaaaaaaaaaaaaaaaaaaaagagaaaaagaaaaagaaaaagaaaaagaaaaagaaaaaaaatatattataaaaaaatattaatttgaattttaaggaattaaaaaaaaaaaaagtttaaaaattcattaaattaaTGTATACACTATATGTAAATCgcaataataaattttttgttaatttattttgtataaattaaaagCAAATTATAAATGTTTTTGAAGTATTTTCATACTATTTTGTAATTGtatttattcttatatatgtaaattttaagcaaattaataatatgcAAATAAACTtctattttctattatatattatttttttatatatttctacagttacattatatttttaatattgtatatatatatatatatatatatatatatatatctcaatttttttttcaagattattaataaatcactaATTAAGATATACTTTTGAAAAAGTTTGAAATGTGtagaacataaaaaaataaaatattaatatataatttgacaaattaaattatttattttagatttttttcatttctctATTTGTGCAATTAGTTCTCCATTCTTCTATAGGGAATTCCTAACAAATaagattataaaaaaagtagactttttaatagatatatatatatatgtgtaacttttttttttaataagaaaatttgTGTATTTAATCATGTAATTTTGTTTAATGTCGATGTTACTTGAAGTTTTCTAATGCatcttaaaataaaattgctAATTATGATTccaattaaaaaagaaaatatcaTTTGAATATAAAAACCATCAATGAATATACATTTTcctaaagaaaaatattataaaatttatttatatattaagataaaaaaaaaggataaaaaaataacttataaaaattatatacatagaaactaaaatataatttataatgtcatttaatatatttttatattgaaGTAAAGAAAAGTTACCTTTATAGCAAAATTTTCTATCAGTATAGTCGAGTAGCCACAGAAATATTGAAGAccactaaaaaaaatgaaataaaagaaatttaatatatatacattatatatatatatatatatatatatatatatttataaaattacatGAGATCCTATGTTACTTATAGTATTTAGAAATGTCATATATGTTCCACCAATTTTGGGATCTGatattaaattttgaaaactcatctaataaaaaaaaaaaaaattattaatatatttttaattatgaagtatttataaaatataatatttattttatttttttttttttaaatttatatatatataattttttttttaccgaTGAAATATTCATTACATCAATACAAAAGTGATTAAATATTTgagcaaaaaaaatatataagtaataaacataaaaattcatatgggataattttgatttatttaaatacatataatgAGTAATAGGTAGTAAAGATGATAATATAATGCTTGAAAAATATCTTAGAATATAtccaaaataataaaaatctaatggttttattttttttatgatttttcCAATAATTGCTGgtgataaaatatatataggtATATAAAAAGGATTGAAAATTGCAAATTCTTCTTTTGTTATTCCtctttttaacattttaaaatttgtaGCAACCTCTACCGATGCAAAAGGCAAACgacttattaaaaataaaataataattattctcATTGGtggtaaaaaaaataattcatataattttttataagtcTCTTTTGCATTTTCAAATTcctcattatttatttgattGCCACAATTCTCCATTTCTCCTActctttttatattagttTCATATGATCCTTCTATTTTAAAACAAGTAAATATAGTTAATATCAATATGAAGATTCCccaaattttcaaaaataaattcgTATCAACAAATGGTTGAAATGATGGATAAATAAAATCCACCTTTTCATACAAATTTCTATAATAATgagaattataaaatattaagtgCATGaatcttatatattttttaaatatataaaagcatatttttttgttatttaatgTTAAAAATGACAACTGGGACATACAATAACCTATGTTTTGACCTAAAATATTGCATGTAGAAGCTAAGCATTTGTTTTCTTCTGACAGCATTGTTAATGCCCAACCATCTACTGCAATATCTTGAGTAGccatcaaaaaaaatagaacaaaaaaaaaagttgttaaaaaatataaatttatgttGTTACTTCCTTCTCCTAACCACTTATTTACATAGCTACCGAAATATATCATTGAAAAGCTACATATTAactatagaaaaaaataaaatattataaaataagtttttattattctaattctaattatttaattattttttacttttttttttaaaaaaaaaaataagatgcattttctttttaaaccTGGAGAGGAATTATCCAACTTTTTCTTCtaccaatttttttattatagacAGAATCAACTATGGGAGcccataataattttaagcTGCATACAAAAGAGTTTCAAATTGTCTAAAAATAGTTTTTCTatacttttaattatttaaagttAATTTTGATTTATACTAACCTAAAAGGTAAGCTaactaaagaaaaaatacttAGCTGAGAATAGCTTACTTTATCTTGAATAATTAAAGGAATTATTGATGATACTCCAATTGGAACAccttaataataaaaaaaaaaatatatatgtaaaaataaaaagtaaaataaaacaagatataataaaaatacatatagatagaaaaaaaaaattattcatagtttttaaaatacatCATTATTAAAAGGATAATGGATggatttaaatatattaaaatattcttttttctctatctttatttaattgtacaaaatttatttgtatattttctCAAAATAATTGTAATGCAATTTATACCTTGTATAGTATATAGTAACAGTAAAAAAACTACATTAtgaaaatcatttttttttttctgtatttTCCCTTTAGAATAATTACAATCTTTTGTACAAAANNNNNNNNNNNNNNNNNNNNNNNNNNNNNNNNNNNNNNNNNNNNNNNNNNNNNNNNNNNNNNNNNNNNNNNNNNNNNNNNNNNNNNNNNNNNNNNNNNNNNNNNNNNNNNNNNNNNNNNNNNNNNNNNNNNNNNNNNNNNNNNNNNNNNNNNNNNNNNNNNNNNNNNNNNNNNNNNNNNNNNNNNNNNNNNNNNNNNNNNNNNNNNNNNNNNNNNNNNNNNNNNNNNNNNNNNNNNNNNNNNNNNNNNNNNNNNNNNNNNNNNNNNNNNNNNNNNNNNNNNNNNNNNNNNNNNNNNNNNNtatatatatatatatatatatatatatatatatatatatatatatatatatatatatatatagatatgtATATActacataaattttattaatttatgtaTGCATAAAATAATCATATACAACCAAAGTAGATTGTGCTTATTAAACaatacaaaattttaatttaaaatgtttatatatatatatatatatatatatatatatatacatgtaatcaaaaatacatttaaaaaaaaaaaaaaatttttaaaagaaaaataaattataattataataaaatataatgtaataaattataaaaaattagaaaaaattaaaatgctatttttttctttaactaTTCTTCTCTatctgaaaaaaaagaaaaaataaataaatatataaaatatataataaaaaatgaatatatttatattgataaatataaaattttcataatttttttaacttacTCCACattgataaattattattataccCTGAATAATTGTAATTTCTATTGTTATAATTGCTTTGTTGTTGATATTGTGTACTTTGGTAATAATTTTGTAAACCTGGTGGTGTTTGCAGAGCATaactaaaattattataattaaaaaaggtGTTTGTATTATCTCTCGTTCCATTATAGCCATTGCTATTACTATAATTCCtattaaacaaaataaattatttaaaacaataaatacataaaaaaaaataaaattatgaatgTGCCTAtaggtatatatatatatatatatatatatatatataaaattattatatggattttttttaaattcttttttttttttaacttacaAATTACTACTATaactaaaattatttttgttgtttctattataattataatttatgcTATAATGATTTAAGCTTTTctcattaatattattccAATTGTTCCTATAAGCTGCTACTGTTGTATTTGCATTATTTGTTGTTACattgttatttaaataattactaCTTTGTTCTTTATCTTGAGATATAGCAAATCCTGGAGggatattaaaattattagagtttatattataataattgcTATTATGGTATAACTgcttatttataaaattattttgattattttgTGTTGCATTGTTTAAATTATTAGTTTCTACTTTTCCAGTTAATGAAGAAGAAGTAGATGATGCTGTATTCTGTGAATTATTTGGGTGTACTTGGTTTTGTGAATATTGATTAATAGAAGcattcattaaattttgtTGATGCCCTGAATGCTTATTTTGATTATGCTGATTAGAATGTTGattgtttatattatttttattttgagtATGTTGAGTTTGCTTAACTGTTTGAATTTGAGGTTGTAATTgtaattcatttatatttttatttatttgttgcttattttttatttctgcACATGATATACTTAAATTAGGGTTAATATTGTTTAGATTATTtaaagataaattatttattccGCTATTTGTATTTTCTGCACATAAATTCATATTTGTTGAATTTTGATTTGAATTTGTTGGATTTTCATGTGACAGATTTAAAGGTTGAAGAGATCCAGATATT
This genomic interval carries:
- the PhLP2 gene encoding phosducin-like protein, putative; translation: MTPKNKLTNICAALTLEKAKEDIEKEYKIVKEKNQNINYEPDDQSLNEGKEVKNAVLYENSDEEEIRKWREKRLMEFKKKKELKKDGVYIEISEKDFLPTVLKNYSVICHFYDNTFKRCEILHSHLIKLANIHLAVKFIKVEAKNCLFFVKKLSINTLPSLCLFIDGVLAHTCVGFENFGNNDNFKTKDLERYLFKKKVISNMEYTESDEEI
- a CDS encoding acetyl-CoA transporter, putative; its protein translation is FCTKDCNYSKGKIQKKKNDFHNVVFLLLLYTIQGVPIGVSSIIPLIIQDKVSYSQLSIFSLVSLPFSLKLLWAPIVDSVYNKKIGRRKSWIIPLQLICSFSMIYFGSYVNKWLGEGSNNINLYFLTTFFFVLFFLMATQDIAVDGWALTMLSEENKCLASTCNILGQNIGYCMSQLSFLTLNNKKICFYIFKKYIRFMHLIFYNSHYYRNLYEKVDFIYPSFQPFVDTNLFLKIWGIFILILTIFTCFKIEGSYETNIKRVGEMENCGNQINNEEFENAKETYKKLYELFFLPPMRIIIILFLISRLPFASVEVATNFKMLKRGITKEEFAIFNPFYIPIYILSPAIIGKIIKKIKPLDFYYFGYILRYFSSIILSSLLPITHYMYLNKSKLSHMNFYVYYLYIFFAQIFNHFCIDVMNISSMSFQNLISDPKIGGTYMTFLNTISNIGSHWSSIFLWLLDYTDRKFCYKGKCIFIDGFYIQMIFSFLIGIIISNFILRCIRKLQKNGELIAQIEK